The Microtus ochrogaster isolate Prairie Vole_2 unplaced genomic scaffold, MicOch1.0 UNK16, whole genome shotgun sequence genome segment AAATACTTATACTCCCACCATTTCCCCAGTCCTCCCCCAGTCCCCATCATCACTTCCTGGGACGAGAGCCTGTTGTTGCAGCCCTGCACATGCCATGCAAGTGTTCTACAGTGAGCTCTACCCCTAgctcctggcctggaactatttCATGTGTTTATCACACCATGTacgtacaccatgtgtgtgcctactcatggaggccagagagggtgttggatctctggaattagagtcacagacagttgtgagctgccatgtggatgttgggaatagTACCCAGGCCCCTGGAGGAACAGCcggtctcttaaccactgagcatctctccagccgtATGTACTGAAACTTTCTAGCCTGTCTCCACGCCCCCTCTCACTACCTTCCACTCCAGTGGCCAAGCTGATCTTATCAAAGGTAAACAGTGgcagtcttccctcctcagtctcTGCTACGCCTGTGGAGAGCTCCTGAAGCCTTCCCCATGCACCACAGACCCCAGATCAGCCCCTCCACCTTCTGCAGGGATCGAGCTCCTGAAGCCTTCCCCATGCACCACAGACCCCAGATCAGCCCCTCCACCTTCTGCAGGGATCNNNNNNNNNNNNNNNNNNNNNNNNNNNNNNNNNNNNNNNNNNNNNNNNNNNNNNNNNNNNNNNNNNNNNNNNNNNNNNNNNNNNNNNNNNNNNNNNNNNNNNNNNNNNNNNNNNNNNNNNNNNNNNNNNNNNNNNNNNNNNNNNNNNNNNNNNNNNNNNNNNNNNNNNNNNNNNNNNNNNNNNNNNNNNNNNNNNNNNNNNNNNNNNNNNNNNNNNNNNNNNNNNNNNNNNNNNNNNNNNNNNNNNNNNNNNNNNNNNNNNNNNNNNNNNNNNNNNNNNNNNNNNNNNNNNNNNNNNNNNNNNNNNNNNNNNNNNNNNNNNNNNNNNNNNNNNNNNNNNNNNNNNNNNNNNNNNNNNNNNNNNNNNNNNNNNNNNNNNNNNNNNNNNNNNNNNNNNNNNNNNNNNNNNNNNNNNNNNNNNNNNNNNNNNNNNNNNNNNNNNNNNNNNNNNNNNNNNNNNNNNNNNNNNNNNNNNNNNNNNNNNNNNNNNNNNNNNNNNNNNNNNNNNNNNNNNNNNNNNNNNNNNNNNNNNNNNNNNNNNNNNNNNNNNNNNNNNNNNNNNNNNNNNNNNNNNNNNNNNNNNNNNNNNNNNNNNNNNNNNNNNNNNNNNNNNNNNNNNNNNNNNNNNNNNNNNNNNNNNNNNNNNNNNNNNNNNNNNNNNNNNNNNNNNNNNNNNNNNNNNNNNNNNNNNNNNNNNNNNNNNNNNNNNNNNNNNNNNNNNNNNNNNNNNNNNNNNNNNNNNNNNNNNNNNNNNNNNNNNNNNNNNNNNNNNNNNNNNNNNNNNNNNNNNNNNNNNNNNNNNNNNNNNNNNNNNNNNNNNNNNNNNNNNNNNNNNNNNNNNNNNNNNNNNNNNNNNNNNNNNNNNNNNNNNNNNNNNNNNNNNNNNNNNNNNNNNNNNNNNNNNNNNNNNNNNNNNNNNNNNNNNNNNNNNNNNNNNNNNNNNNNNNNNNNNNNNNNNNNNNNNNNNNNNNNNNNNNNNNNNNNNNgctcttgtagaccaggctggtctcgaactcacagagatccgcctacctctgcctcccaagtgctgggattaaaggcgtgcgccaccaccgcccggcaacaaaaattctttaaaaaaaaaataggtacacagtggtagtggtgtatgcctttagtaccagcactcaggaggaaaggCAAGTAGacccctgagttcaaggccaacgtgGCCtcctacagagcaaattccaagacagctaagggctacacagagaaaccctgtctcagaaaaaaaaaaagcatatacatacacacacacacacacacacacacacacacacacacacgagtgttttacttgcatgtatgtatgtaaccatgtgtgtgcctagtgcctttGGAGGTTGGAAGAACATGTCAGATGTCCTGGAAGTTGAGTTTCAGGTGGTCGTGAACAGCCACATGAGTGCTGGGTatcgaacccaggtcccctacaagagcatcagatgctcttaactcctgaaccaTCGCTCTGTGAGAGAAAAGTCTTAAtatatagtccaggttggctcAAAtacacaatcctcctgcctcaagccttctgagtgctgggattctaagtaCACCTCGGAGCTAACATCTGGAGCGGCTAGATTTCTCATGCTCTAaagctttttctcttttcatcctgTTTGAGTCTTTTTCTCTTGTCTATTTTTTTCGAGACACTGTGAGCccaggctgtccaggaactccagGCGTAAACCACCACGTTCTTCTTCATGCAGCTTTTCCTTGGGATGACAAACTGTCTCTAAGACTTAGCTACTTTCACATAGCCCTTCTCGGCTGTCCCTTTCCTGTGGCCCAGCACCTCACAAAGCAAATGTCTCCATTCAAATGTCACCTCTAGAAGTCTTCCCTGACAGGATTAGGGGCAcgcccagcccctccctccctcctccatagCCTACTGTGCCCCCTTACTTTACTATCACACTGGCAGGTTGGTTAGTGTCTATTTTTTGAGGAGGGATGTTACTTGGCAATCCAGACTATGTATGCCAGGCTGATCTTGGAttaaggcaatcctcctgccttagcctatGAATTCTGGGATTGTAGgtttgagccaccacacccagctatgcctgactttcttttctttgtaaactCCAAAAAGACTGGTGCTTGTCAACTTTGTTACTTCTGAATCCtcatgaagaaaaaggaaaggaaaggaaaggaaaggaaaggaaaggaaaggaaaggaaaggaaaggaaaggaaaggaaaagaaaggttctTTAGATGAGTTGGCGATGTGCCCAACTGGTCAACAGAGCAGATTATAAAGTGTTGGTTTGACCTACGATGTGTGGGCAGTGAGATTTTCAAAGACTGGCGAGACTTAATGAAGGCAGGGGCTGTGTCTTCTCACTTTGGGACCCTCTCTCCTCTgagcctcccttctctcttttccaaaGTGTAAAAGGAAGGTAAATTCATGGACTTTGGGCACAAAAGGAGCAAGCTCTACGTTCCCCCAGGCCCTAATACCCCGCCTTTATCCACTACTAACTTGCCAGGCCATACAACGCCACCATCTTCTGCTCCTCATAGATGTTCATGGGGTTCACCAGGAGCTGAAAGAGACCTAAGAAACAGGGCGAAGCCAGCCGTAAACTGGTAGCCCCGGCCCTGTGCCAGCCTTGGCCCAGCCCCGCCCTTCTGCTCCCACACTTACCTATGGCCAGTAGCCCACCAGTTCCTGCTCCTAGCAGGAAAGCAGTGGCAGGGAACTCCCCTGGCTGGCGCCATAGGAACCGGCTCCAGGGAACTGGAAGACCCCAGCGCAGGAGCCTCTGCATGGCTGGAAAGGGAACAGTTCAGcccacagcctcttctggccttggaggGTCATTAAGGCTAGAAACActttatttatgagtgtgtgtgcgcctgtCTTGAGTTTATGTGTGTCATATGTACGTAGTGACCAGAGGGTggtggagcccctggagctgcagttagaAGCCACTGCAAGTGCCTGATGTGGAGAGAaggaggtgctcttaaccactgagctatttctccagccccaaggtttgagattttttgggggggtgcttttcaagacaaggtttctctgtgtagccctggctgtcccagagcttgctctatagaccaggttggcctcaaactcacagtgatccacctgcctctgcctcccgagttctgggaataaaggcttgagccaccaccatcctgcTAAGGTTTGAGATCTTTCGGAGGATCAGATGGTGGGGAAACATGGTGGCAGGGATGTGGAGTGCACTACAAGAGATAAGGGGCCCTGAAGAGTAAGGCGGGagtggagaagaagagaagggacgGGGCTGTCGGGAGGACATGAGGGATAGATGTTGGAGGACCCCCAAATGGAGGACAAGTCtgaggggtgctgggaaggggCAGGAGTCTCACTAGTATGGGGcagtttctgttttcctgctcCGTTCTGATCCTGTGTCTTGTCCATCAGACTATTCTCGGGAACCCTTTTCACCCGAGAAGTCTCTTCAAAGATTTCTAGGCTGTGAAATTCTGATGAGAATTGCCTGTGTCCTTCACGTCCCTCACAGACCCTTCAACTCCTCAGCTCTGTGAGCTCTCAGAACTAGGTAATGGGTTCTGAGACACACCCATGGTATAAGCTTGGCGGAACCTTAGAATTAGATGGAGGATTCCGAGTCTCTAGAACCTGGGGGCCTCTTCTGCAGACATACTGGCATTTGGTCCCAGCAGCCATGTCTAAAACTGATGCTATAGAGTGGCCCCCCAGGGAGGAGGGGCCCAGCAGGGCACGGGCTGTGGTCCGAAGCGTGGGGGGCTTTACTTTGGGCTTGTCCTTGGCCACAGTCTATGGGATCCTGGAACTCCTGGTGGAGGGACACAGCCCCTATGGCTGCCTGGTGGCCACTGTCACTTTGGCTGCCTTCCTTAGCCTGGGCATGGGGTTCTCCCGCCAGGTCCGTGTCactgtcttcctgctgcttccCCAGGTCTTCTCCAGTGAGGCTGGCACCCTGGAGCATGGCCGGGCTGGGTTGGGGCTGAAGTCCTGGGCTGGggttgactgagccatctccctagggCAGGGTCGGATGCTGCTGCTTGTGGCTGCCTTTGGACTGGTGCTTCAAGGGCCTTGTGCCAATACCCTGCGTAACTTCACGCGGGCCAGCGAGGCTGTGGCCTGTGgggcagagctggccctgaaccAGACTGCAGAAATGCTGGAGCGGGCCAAGCAGCCCCTTGTCAGTAAGGTCCACCCCAGCCTACCTCTGACCCTCAGCCTGGAAGGTCTTCCACCTTTCAGTTTAATTCCTTTCTGAGAGGCTGGGCCTGGGAAGCCGCTTCCCAATCCGGCTAAATCCTCTTTCCCTtgccctccagcctcttccttcaCCTGGTTATTTTCacaccccagcaccccagctccCTAACCTCTCTGATAGCCTCCCCctgcacctcccctcccccaggaaatGATGACAATCAGCTCCTGGAGGGAAAGGCCCACCACAATGTTGCCCTTTGTCTCTCAGGTGCTCTGACCAAGATTAAAGCTATTGCCCAGAGGGCCAAAGTGGTGGCTGACCGGGTCCGCAGGTTCTTCCGGTCCATCATGGACGGCGTGAAGCATGTGGGTAGGTGTGTCACgtgtctggtgtgggaggtctccTTATCCTAGGCCTCTCCAGGCCTGCTCACTGACCACTGGCCAGttctggggggaagggggaagtgGGTGGTATTACCTAAGTTATTAAAAAGGCTGGGCCACTGCTACCCAGAGTACTGACTGAAGAGCCGTCTCCAGCCAGGGCCCTGCGGAATGTGTGGTATTGGCTCCTTCACATTGGTGATGTGTGCAACTCAGAGCTGGGCAACCCTTATACGAAATGTACTCGGGTATTTGATGACGCCAGGGACAGCTGCATGAAGATCATGCCGCGGGTCGCTCACCTGTGTTACGTGATCATGCCCTTCAAACTGGCGCTCTGCGGACTTGCCAGCTGTGAGAGCGCTAGGGGTTCCCTGCAGGGAGGCATGAACATGGGGTGGAATGGGGTGTGGGAATGCAGGATCCGTCAGAAAGGGGACACGGGGGGGGGGTCACATAAGGGGCATTGTATATGGAGCTCATAAGGACGCTGGGTTCAGTAGGAAAAGGTAGGCGATGGAGAAGGAGTGATGTTCAGGAAAGGACAGCAGAGAAAAGCTAAGAATCTCAGAAATGCAGAGGAGATCAGTGGGGAAGGTGGGAAGTCTAGACAGCCCCATGAGAGGAAGGATCCAGAGGTGGACAGGCAGGTTACATCTCTGCGCCTCATCCTCACACTGAGCTCCCTGACTCTTAGTGGTCCAGATGTTCTGTGTCATCCCCATGTACCTTCAGCTCTTCCTGCGAAGGACCATCAGCACCCGTGAGTGACCCAATGACCCCTCCAGCCCCTGCCGCCTGTGTTCTCATCTTCCTGCGGCCAAGGGCAGCGGAAGTCTCCTGGTCCATATGAGAGATCACAAGAGCAGGAAAGGGCTGTGCAGGGTCACCCAGACTAACATCTAGGCTGAGCTgattgagaaactgaggcccagtgaGCAGGGGAAGGTGTTTCATCAAAGCCAGACTTCAGAGCAGAATCTGGGAGGAACAGGGCCTCCCACCAGAGCTAGGTGGTGGCTTACTCCTTACTCGTGACGAAGCATAAGCCCTAGGCCAAGTCTAGTGCTGTGTGTCAGGAAGGTGTCACTGCTTCCTAGTCCAGGTCTGGGCCCTGGGAGCTCCAGCCATCTGTGAGTTGTGCAATTCCTGGGCCGGGACAGCCCCCACCCCATTCACTTCTGCCCTCCTAACTCTCCTGGCTCGTGTCTCCTCTGGCCCTGCTGGTCCCAGCTGTGATGAAGCTGCTTAACCAGGTGCGTCGTGAGTTTGAATTCAACATGACAGCCACCCACTACTTCTCTGTGGACCTCAACGCCTCTCGGAGCCTGTCCCAGGTGGCCCTGGACCTTCACGAGGTGGTCAGCATGAAGCTGCACAGGACCAGGGAGGCCCTGGCCCTGATGGGCTACACCATGCCTCTTCTCTTTGCACTTCTCTACCTCCAGTGAGGGGCTCCCAGGGCCAGTGGGAGATGGGCCGCTGCGGGCTGTCCATCTATGGAATCTTGGGGGTGGCGGGAGTGGTGGGGCAGCATTGCCCAGAGTGCCTGGGAGCCTGGTAAAAAGAGCTGGACTCTCATGTGCACTTCTCCTCAGAGCCCTGTGGTATCGGTACCGTTACCTGAACTGGGACGATTTTGACAACATCTATATTACCAGCCGCTTCTTGTACATGGAAGCAGTGCGCTCCGAGGCAGGGCTGCCCACGGTGCTGCCGCTCAGTTCCCAGGAGGCCAGATACTACATCCAACCAGGTGAGGGTGTGAGGAAGGTCCCATAGTCCTGACCCTGTTTGAGAACATAGTGATCAGAGGAAACAGAGATGACCTCGGGCTGAGAGGAAGACAAGGGAGCAACACGAACCAAGGTTGGGAAGGCTTTCTGTGGTGAGGACCAGAGGGGTGAGCTAATATGGAAGGGAGGACTGcccaggaggcaggaagcaaaCAGGGTAGAAGAGCTCTGCTGTGGACCACAGGTCCAGGTAAAGGACTGCTCCCACCTTTGCCAGAGTTCTCACAGCCTCTTTTCTTCTTGCCCTCTGGCTGAACTTTGTAGACCTGTGGGCAGGAGAACTGGGGAACACCCTCCTGAACACCCTCCTTCAGGCTCCATCTTCCTGTCCCGATGGGAGCAGTTTTTTTATGTGCTGGAGACCTTTGACCTTGCTCGTCACCTCCTCCTCGTGTTCGTCCTGGTCTTTCTGGACTATGCTGTCTTCTGGGTACTTGACCTGGCCCGGTACCATCTCCAGGGCGAGATTGTAGCCCGCAGTGAGtgcccacccctcctcctgtGCCCACCCACCCGATGcatcccccttctccctgggGCTTTCTCCTGGGGGACTCTTTGGATAGCTTCATGTCACTGCCATTcactcttccagcctctgcctcctgtcttggTAAAGAACACAACATGGCAGAATAGCAAAGACACAAGCTGTAAGCCAAACTGGC includes the following:
- the Dcst2 gene encoding DC-STAMP domain-containing protein 2, producing MSKTDAIEWPPREEGPSRARAVVRSVGGFTLGLSLATVYGILELLVEGHSPYGCLVATVTLAAFLSLGMGFSRQVRVTVFLLLPQVFSRQGRMLLLVAAFGLVLQGPCANTLRNFTRASEAVACGAELALNQTAEMLERAKQPLVSALTKIKAIAQRAKVVADRVRRFFRSIMDGVKHVARALRNVWYWLLHIGDVCNSELGNPYTKCTRVFDDARDSCMKIMPRVAHLCYVIMPFKLALCGLASLVQMFCVIPMYLQLFLRRTISTPVMKLLNQVRREFEFNMTATHYFSVDLNASRSLSQVALDLHEVVSMKLHRTREALALMGYTMPLLFALLYLQALWYRYRYLNWDDFDNIYITSRFLYMEAVRSEAGLPTVLPLSSQEARYYIQPGSIFLSRWEQFFYVLETFDLARHLLLVFVLVFLDYAVFWVLDLARYHLQGEIVARSPVLVSITVEGTGYSGSIYRDLVSAFDVLQQGNISILSQRCLLHPSEPDASGYIVIGTMYGLCFFVTLCGSYVSRLRRVICASYYPSREQERISYLYNSLLRHRTNMLAAVHRAVMRRAADQGHMSVLQVLAIRYPCLSPLLSPFLPNQHYCLGCGQPEDKGDMENFVSCSTPGCKGLYCLTCFRLLDNTCSVCASPLSMQGHLDLELDSSDEEGLQLWLSAARRRAAEQDLQKAPGERLSDKPRPTSR